CTCATCGTCGTGACGGAGTACGACGGCGACCTGCGGTCGTACGTGATGGACTTCGTCGCCGTGCTCGGCGACATCTTCACCGCGATCCTCGAGTTCGTGAAGGGCGCGCCGCCGCTCCCCGTGCAGCGGTACCCCGAGGAGTTCTGGGCCTTCGTGCAGCGGAACAACATCGACGTGCCCGTCTGGAGCGCCTACCCGCACATGACGGTCATCGACATCCTGCGCGCGCGCCGTGCGCGGTAGGCATACGTTAGGCATGCGTTAGGCATCCCCGGCCGAGGAGCGCGATACGTGACCACCCCCGACGACGCGGCCGCGAAGGCCGCCGTGACCCCGTCCGACCTGTCGGACATCCAGGGCAACGTGCTGCGCGGCGTGCGCGCCGGCCTCGCCCGCCACTACGTGCTGACCATCGGCGATCCGGCGCAGGCGTCGCGCGCGATCCTCAGCCTCACGCCCGACGCCGACGACGCGGACGGCGACGGCGTGGACGACGACGGCCTGCGCGTGTCCACCGCGCGGGAGTGGAACGAGCGGCCGAAGTACTTCATGAACGTCGGCCTCACGCACGCCGGGCTCACCGCCCTCGGCCTGCCGCCGGGCGTGCTCGCCGCGTTCCCCGAGGCGTTCCGCGGCGGCCCGCTGCGCGTGAACGCGAACTCCGGCATCCCCGTGCCGATCGAGCTCGGCGACGTGCGTCCGGCCCTCACGGATCCGAAGCACACGACGCTCGACGAGACCGATCCCGGTCACCCCAAGACATGGGCGTTCGGCGGCACCGCTACCGCGCCGGTGCACGTCGTCGTCTCCATCTACTGCGATCCCGACGACGCGCGCGGCACGCTCGACGAGTACGACGCGAAGCTGCGCGCGCTGTTCGCCGCGCACGCGCTCACCGTGGCGTCGACGCACGACGCGGCGGGGCTTCCGGGCGGCACCGTGCACTTCGGCTACCGCGACGGCATCGCGCAGCCGCGCGTCGCCGGGATGCCGGGGCGCGTGCGGCGCGACATGCAGCCGACGTCGACGCCGGGCGAGTTCCTGCTCGGCAAGGGCTACGTCAACCAGTACGGCGGCAACTTCCTCCTCGGCCTACCCGAGGAGCTGGGCGCGAACGGCACGTACGGCGCGCTGCGCATGGTGAAGCAGGACGTGCGCGCGTTCGAGGACTTCATCGAGCTCGCGGGCCAGCGCGCGAACATGAGCAAGGAGCTCGTCGCCGCGAAGCTCATGGGCCGCTGGCGCAACGGCAAGCCGCTCGCCCTCGCGCCAGAGGACGAGAGCACCCCCGTGAGCGAGGCCGAGATCAATCGGTTCGACTACGCGCCCACCGCGCACCACCCGAACAGCTACGACGACGCCGACGGGCTGCGCTGCCCGATCGGCTCGCACGCGCGGCGCATGAACCCCCGCGGCGCGCTCGTCATGGGCAAGCCGCACGCGCGTCGCATCATCCGGCGCGGCATGCCGTACGGCCCGGCGTTCGATCCGTCCGCGCCGGACGACGGCGTGGAGCGCGGGCTCGTGGGCTACTTCGTCTGCGGCGACATCGAGGCGCAGTTCGAGTTCCTGCAGGCCACGTGGGGCAATCGCGACTTCTCGACGAGCTGCATCCG
This DNA window, taken from Gemmatirosa kalamazoonensis, encodes the following:
- a CDS encoding Dyp-type peroxidase, whose product is MTTPDDAAAKAAVTPSDLSDIQGNVLRGVRAGLARHYVLTIGDPAQASRAILSLTPDADDADGDGVDDDGLRVSTAREWNERPKYFMNVGLTHAGLTALGLPPGVLAAFPEAFRGGPLRVNANSGIPVPIELGDVRPALTDPKHTTLDETDPGHPKTWAFGGTATAPVHVVVSIYCDPDDARGTLDEYDAKLRALFAAHALTVASTHDAAGLPGGTVHFGYRDGIAQPRVAGMPGRVRRDMQPTSTPGEFLLGKGYVNQYGGNFLLGLPEELGANGTYGALRMVKQDVRAFEDFIELAGQRANMSKELVAAKLMGRWRNGKPLALAPEDESTPVSEAEINRFDYAPTAHHPNSYDDADGLRCPIGSHARRMNPRGALVMGKPHARRIIRRGMPYGPAFDPSAPDDGVERGLVGYFVCGDIEAQFEFLQATWGNRDFSTSCIRGTVDPIVGTPAPYGGSFTIRTDDGRDPISLGGLPRWVTTRGAAYCFLPGIGGLRWLGERRWEQAAQPMGYPSPTAALTQPTT